One Plasmodium malariae genome assembly, chromosome: 3 genomic window, taaaacaaaatcaaatcaaataaaacaaaatcaaatcaaataaaacaaaatcaAATCAAATCAAGtcaaatttaaaaacaaatatgaaaTTCAAATcagaatataaatttaatttaaaatgacCAATTCTCCAACcccccaaaaaaaaagaaaaaaaaaagtgttcttcataatttgaaaaaagaacGTGTTCATTTAACTTACAAGcattatgaataaaaatgtatgtttatCAATATACACTTTAtcgtaaataataaaaataaaataaaataaataaataaataattcttttttgaaatttccaaaaaaaggataggacagaatatatatatatatatatatatgcgcaaATTTTCAGCGTGCTAACGGGAACAACGTTGCGCTTTGTTTGTTGCCATTTTCCGTAAGTAGCtgaatatttgaaaaaaaaaaaaaaaaaaaaaacatatatatatatatatatatacatgtacgcACGTATGTACGTGTTCCTACATGTGTGTATACGCAGACTGTCGAAAGAGTTGTAACCCAGCTTGGTCTGATGTCGAAAAGTGagaaaatgttaaaatgaaagaaaaaatgtacgATAAAAATGACAGAGTTATAAAAAAGCACaaagtaaaaacaaaacacAATCATAATCGGCATCGTAGCCAtcttaatgaaaaaaaaaggaaaggtgcagaaaaaaaaaaatgtaaaacaaaaaataatgatggTAACGATGATAGCGATGATAGCGATGATAGCGATTGTGACCACTGTGACCCTGATGTGGCAGCGAACAAATACGTTCGTAaggataatgaaaaaaacatatcaagaagaaaattaaaagaaaaatataagcaaggcacaaatatatataccgCGAACAGTAATAGTAGGAGTAggagtaataataacagccGCAGCAGCAATGTTGCAAGGAAGAAACACGATGTGTCTTATAATTCGTTTGACTATTTTAGTAAAGATATTTTCGAAAATAAATTATCcccaaattatattaatgaagagaaaatgaaatatgaaaaggaTGTTTTTGAAAAAGCATATGGCTTAACGTTATATAACGATATAAGTTACGAtaagtttttatttgaaaaacgTAAGGAGGATGAAAAAGTTGACAATAACTCTGAACAACAGATAAGTAGAAAGAACTATGAATGCTATAGTTGTAAAGCTAAAAATGTGTACTCAAATGTACAGTGTTACAAATGTAAAAAGCTCAGGAAGGCATAGTTGATTTGTcacactatatatataagaagctaataaaataaatacacatgTACTGGTTTATggcatgtgtatatatgtgtatatgtacatgtaactTGTTGGTAATAAAGGTTAGTCATCTTCACATGTGTgtgcaaaaaattttaatcgttcggatttttttttttttattaagttaAAAGGGGGAAAGAGAAACATTCTCAGTGTTTCTGAATtgttatgttatattttaagtaaaacCAACTACCTCGAAATTTGTTCCGTTGTGATGTTTATTGTTTAAAGGGTCTTTTTAAAGAGGTTTCCATTTTTGAATTAGCAGTTCCTGGGACTAGacaaaagaagaagaagaagaaaaaaaaaaaaaaaaaaaaaaaaaaaagttaagcaaaataaaaacaatgaaTGGTAAGttttaaattgtatttttgaaataataaaatatagttaatTTAGTCGGAATAATTGTGCTTTCCATCCAttcatttgtttgttttatcCGATCGTCTTGTAAACATATTTTGATgatcatataaaattataaaaaatataacactaggctttttattaaatatctTTAACGACccaaatgcatatataacagaagataaaaaaaaaaaataaaataaaaatatatcgttatggtttacttttttttgttaacttATATATCCCATTAAAAGGGAACGAAATTGTTTCATtgtgaattaaaaatatggaaCAAAATTTGTTTACGATGTAGATAAAAGTTTTCCTCCATTCCTGCTgataaaatatgaacagttcaTATTTTCCAGAATATGTTAGCAAAAACAGACAAAATTCAGAGGATTAGAGAAAcgcgtaaaaaaaaataaaatatatatatacgtttgtacgtatgtatgtatgtatatatgtatgtatgtatatatgcgtgtatatatatatatatatatatatatatatatatatatttatttatttatttatttttatttatttttttttttgtggcAACAAGTGcagaataaaaatttatagcTAGCCAAAAACGTTTCACTATAATTCTTTCGTATttttatgtgtacatataagGGGAAGGAAAACATGCCTTGAGgaaaaaatacatgtacaGTGTATGTGTATAAGTGTTCACACGTTTTTATATTCGCACACGCActcacacacacacacatacacaagTTTGTTCACTAGTGTGTATAATTAATTGGTGTATGTTACATATGACTGTACAGAAATAATGtgtgtaataattatatggaaaaaatataaaaccccataatatatattcatcaAACGAATGGTTCATGTTAACATATTGTAGAAGGAAGAAGAAATAGGAAggttattttgttttctattaaaaattttacttctgctttattttttcatatatttcggAAATAATAGTAGGATGGATATTCTACCTTTTGCTGAACGTAGAATGGttacattatatacatacatacatacatatttatgtacatatgcatgtacgtatgtatgtacatatggtGTGGTGATTTGTGTTATTAGCTTGGCATATATCCCCAAATGGTTAAAGTTAAAATGATCAATTTTTATCGATGTTAGAACATTGGAGGGGGGGGGGGAAAGTACGCACACACATGTGTACACAATTGTAAGTacacatgtgtatatgtgtatttttattttatttatttattttttttattgtgcTGTGTATATTTTCCTTCCCAAAATATTTAAGCATTTTAAAGAATTGCAAGTAATGAAGTTTACAAATTGAACTCTCATATTGTACATGGgcttattttaaaagtatacACTCCTTTATTCTGGGTGTTCTGGTAAAAGTTATATCtcattttacaatatttgcACATTCCAATCTTTCTTTTAATCCTTGCCTTCACAATAAAAATagacatttattttttaaaatgaaaaaatgtttattctACTACATAAGATTagctaaaaaatatattacataaaaaaaaaaaaaaaaaaaattatattctttcaCAAAAATGAGAAGCATGAAAATTATCCTGAAATATAAGCATATTTACTACATGcgcaaaaattaaaaaggaagCAACTTCATCCCGTTGTCACTTGTAAAACTGAAAAGTACTCACACCCATCgagtaatttatatatataagtataagtACTTATATAACGTACACATATCTGTGCATATAccatgtatataaaattaaatttgtgAGGACATAGGAACACGCAAGCGTTGCCCATGGTACTATACTATTTTTGtatcaattattttatgcattttgataatactatttttttgcgtggaaaaagaaagcaaaaatttataaataataagtacattaaaagtaaataaaaaaaaaaatatatatataaaaaaaaaaaaaaaaaaaaggggaaagaAAGGTTGTATGTTGGAATCCTTTTTATAAGaggtaaatattttattgcacaaaattttatagataaatataattcaattGGGAGGTGGGGGTGTTCAATAGGGCACAcaaatacgtacatatatacatatatgtaagtatgcatgtacatacgtatatacgtatatgtatgtatgcatgtgcgtacgtatatacatatatacatattatgcACATCTTTGTACGAGTACCATACATTTTCGCACAGCGAATATATGGCGAATGCGGGAATTATATCAACAATGTCAATgtggaaattttttttttttttcttaaattaagATCAAGGGCGCTGAACATAGAGCAAGCGCGTAGAGGTACTACTgtgttatatgttatatattgcGCGTAGGTGTAATATTATacgtaaatttatatatgtacgtatgtatgttcttatgtatacatgtatgtatgtacgtatgtgtgttcttatgtatgcatgtatgtatgtacgtatgtatgctTGTATGTAAAGCGCGTACATATGTAACTTTTATCGTGCGCATTTTCCGAGCATGAAGCTGCTATACAGAAAAAGAGACGGCAATGAAATGACTATATCCCTCCTTTTGGAGGAAGATGATGATTTATGGCACTTGTATAATTTAGTAAGCATGAATGACGAAATAGAGGCTTTCACTTCAAGAAAAGTTTATAAAGAGATAGGAAACAATTCATATGTTACagaaataaagaagatggtgttaattttatgtattactAAAATAGATTTCGATTCAGTAAATAATAACCTGAGGGTGTCAggtaaaaatgtgaaaaccAATGACTTTGTTAAAATAGGTCAATACCACACTTTCGATATAGGTATaaatgagaaaataaaaatcgtaaaaaagaattgggataatatatataaagagaaattagaagaatgtacaaatataaaaaagtgtGCAGAAATTGGTATTTTGTTAATTGACTGTGGTCATGCAAATATGTACTTACTTAcagaatatttatataaaaatatatttacagttaataaaataattcataaaaaaaaagaaaaaaaacataacaacaattctttatataaaaaatcattaGAAAAATTCTTTAGTGATgtgttaaataatttatatcaaaatataaattttgaaaaaatgaaatgtatTGTCTTCGGTGGTCCaggtttttataaaaatgatttctttgattatatatatgaaaaatcggatgtaaaaaataataaagaaatattaagcattaagcataaaataattattgtaaAGACTTctagtatttataaaaattctttaaacgaaattttaaatgatgaatgtatgaagaaaaaaatacttaatatGAAAGTTGTATCTCATGTTAATATTCTTAacaaattttacaaaatatttgaaaaaaacgAAGAAAAAGTATGTTACGgatataatgaattaaattatgCTGCCTCTGTTAATGCAATCGATTCGTTATTAATAACTGATAAGACATTTAGAAATTGCGATGTGAATCGTAGAAAAGAATATGTTAAAATGATTGAAAAcgttaaaaaatttggaGGAAGTGTCTATATATTTTCTGATAATCATACATCAGGCGAACAGTTAAATGCCTTGTCAGGTATAGCAGCTATTTTGAaatttcccattttttttgaaaacagTACGGAGCAacatgataataataataaacatgAGGGGGACGAATATGAGGACGAGCTAACTTTAGAGCAATGCCCGTGGGGGCATGTACAGAAGAGGGAGGATGCCCACACGTGCAATGATTTTATGTGatacaaaaaatgaacacGAGTGTGTGGGTGGGTGTGTGCGTGTGTGCGTGTGTGTGTTTACGTGTTTGTGTGttactttgtttttttttttttttttgtgggAGAAACGAAttacttttcctttttttttaatacaagGGGGGGAAGTCTACTGTACAGTTTGCTTCCATCCCATAAGGTAAATAAAAGCATTAATTTATGAATCCTACAACACgtccttttttttacctaCAAAAAGCCGTTCTCCTGTACAAAAGGAGAACGTTTAATTATTGTGTGCATACAGGATTATTCAACATGGTACATACgagttttttttcttttttttttcttccattcTGGTATATTAAACTGTTTTAAAGGAGCCCTCCATTGGTAAGCGCTTGATTTTGTTAAGTCATTTTTGCatcatacatttatttattaatgtattaatttattagcCTATTAACTTATTaacttattaatttattagcCTATTAACTTATTAACTTATTAACCTATTAACTTATTaacttattaatttattaaccTATTAACTTATTAACTTATTaacttattaatttattaatttattaatttattaatttattaaccTATTAACTTATTaacttattaatttattagtttattaatttattaaccTATTAACATATTAACCTATTAACTTATTAACTTATTAACCtattaacatattaatttatttaattatttattattattttttttttttcgttgaatagttaaaatttttttttttgtaaaattgttTAGAGATATTACAGTTAAAAATTAGTACCAGAGGCTTTTTCTACCATGTCTTACTTTACTCCCCTACATAACATTAGTCTTCGTATATatccttttaattttgttacaCAGCTTAACATTTGTTTAGCATTCTGTTGAGCAGGTAAGCTTCTGAGCTTTATCGTCCCTTAGCTGTATGTAATCATCTTtagttctatttttttcgtCATACTTCGTCTTGAGTTACACttctttcttctttcttttttcttttttctattttttttctatttttttttttttttttttttttttttagcacTACAACAAAAGAAGAATTAGACAGTTTGTCTGTTATATACATGAATGTGTGTACTGTTTAATTTCTGTGTTATTAATTGGCCTCTTTCATTTggataattattatttatttcattccCTTACGTCATGAGCGTTATATCGCCATGTTTGTCTTTTTTGTgtcttctttttaattactcTATT contains:
- the PmUG01_03028500 gene encoding PelOta protein homologue, putative; translation: MTISLLLEEDDDLWHLYNLVSMNDEIEAFTSRKVYKEIGNNSYVTEIKKMVLILCITKIDFDSVNNNLRVSGKNVKTNDFVKIGQYHTFDIGINEKIKIVKKNWDNIYKEKLEECTNIKKCAEIGILLIDCGHANMYLLTEYLYKNIFTVNKIIHKKKEKKHNNNSLYKKSLEKFFSDVLNNLYQNINFEKMKCIVFGGPGFYKNDFFDYIYEKSDVKNNKEILSIKHKIIIVKTSSIYKNSLNEILNDECMKKKILNMKVVSHVNILNKFYKIFEKNEEKVCYGYNELNYAASVNAIDSLLITDKTFRNCDVNRRKEYVKMIENVKKFGGSVYIFSDNHTSGEQLNALSGIAAILKFPIFFENSTEQHDNNNKHEGDEYEDELTLEQCPWGHVQKREDAHTCNDFM
- the PmUG01_03028400 gene encoding conserved Plasmodium protein, unknown function, which produces MKEKMYDKNDRVIKKHKVKTKHNHNRHRSHLNEKKRKGAEKKKCKTKNNDGNDDSDDSDDSDCDHCDPDVAANKYVRKDNEKNISRRKLKEKYKQGTNIYTANSNSRSRSNNNSRSSNVARKKHDVSYNSFDYFSKDIFENKLSPNYINEEKMKYEKDVFEKAYGLTLYNDISYDKFLFEKRKEDEKVDNNSEQQISRKNYECYSCKAKNVYSNVQCYKCKKLRKA